One stretch of Bacteroidota bacterium DNA includes these proteins:
- the lpdA gene encoding dihydrolipoyl dehydrogenase, with amino-acid sequence MKYDLIVIGSGPGGYVAAIRASQLGKKVAVVERESIGGICLNWGCIPTKALLKSAQVFEYLKHASDYGISAENPKVDFGAVVSRSRSVAEKMSNGVQYLFKKNKIDLIKGFAKLQKGKKVEVTDEGKSSIYEADHIIIATGARSRELPNIKIDGKKIIGYRQAMNLAKQPKSLVVIGSGAIGSEFAYFYNAIGTEVTLIEVFPEIVPLEDIEVSKQLARSFKKSGIKVLTNSTVEEVDTKGEGCQVKVKTKKGEKIIACDIVLSAVGIATNLENIGLEETGVKQEKGKILVDDFYQTNIEGVYAIGDIVHGPALAHVASAEGIICVEKIAGENPQPLDYGNIPGCTYTSPEVASVGLTEQAAKDAGYEIKVGKFPFTASGKASAAGHNEGFVKLIFDAKYGECLGAHMIGAGVTEMIAEMVAVRKLETTGHELIKTVHPHPTMSEAIMEAAAAAFGEVIHI; translated from the coding sequence ATGAAATACGATTTAATAGTAATAGGTAGTGGTCCTGGTGGATATGTAGCTGCAATCAGAGCTTCTCAGTTAGGTAAAAAAGTAGCCGTTGTCGAAAGAGAATCTATAGGTGGAATTTGTTTGAATTGGGGTTGTATTCCAACTAAAGCACTACTAAAATCTGCTCAGGTTTTTGAATATTTAAAACATGCATCAGATTATGGTATCAGTGCAGAAAATCCCAAGGTTGATTTTGGTGCGGTTGTAAGTCGCTCCCGATCTGTAGCCGAAAAAATGTCAAATGGTGTTCAATATCTCTTCAAAAAGAACAAAATAGATCTGATTAAGGGATTTGCCAAATTGCAAAAGGGAAAAAAAGTTGAAGTTACGGATGAAGGAAAATCAAGCATTTATGAAGCTGATCATATCATTATTGCAACAGGTGCCCGATCTAGAGAACTTCCAAACATCAAAATTGATGGAAAAAAAATAATTGGTTATCGTCAAGCCATGAACTTAGCCAAACAACCAAAAAGCTTGGTCGTTATTGGCTCAGGTGCAATAGGATCTGAATTTGCCTATTTCTATAATGCCATAGGAACAGAAGTAACTTTAATTGAAGTTTTTCCTGAAATTGTACCGCTTGAAGACATTGAGGTTTCCAAACAATTAGCGCGTAGTTTTAAGAAAAGTGGAATTAAGGTACTAACCAATTCTACAGTGGAAGAAGTTGATACGAAAGGAGAAGGTTGTCAGGTAAAAGTTAAAACCAAGAAAGGCGAAAAAATTATTGCATGCGACATTGTGCTTTCGGCTGTTGGTATTGCAACCAATTTAGAAAACATTGGATTGGAAGAAACAGGAGTAAAACAGGAAAAAGGTAAAATTTTGGTTGACGATTTCTATCAAACCAATATCGAAGGTGTTTATGCCATTGGAGATATTGTTCATGGGCCTGCTCTTGCTCATGTTGCATCCGCTGAAGGTATTATTTGTGTTGAAAAAATTGCTGGAGAAAATCCACAGCCACTAGATTATGGAAACATCCCAGGCTGCACCTATACTAGTCCAGAAGTAGCATCTGTTGGTTTGACAGAACAAGCAGCAAAAGATGCCGGATATGAAATCAAGGTAGGGAAATTCCCCTTCACTGCTTCGGGCAAAGCATCAGCTGCTGGTCATAATGAAGGTTTTGTGAAATTAATTTTTGACGCAAAATACGGAGAATGCTTAGGTGCACATATGATTGGAGCCGGAGTAACTGAAATGATAGCAGAAATGGTGGCTGTAAGAAAGTTGGAAACAACAGGTCACGAATTGATTAAAACTGTTCATCCACACCCAACCATGTCGGAAGCAATTATGGAGGCTGCAGCAGCAGCATTTGGTGAAGTAATTCATATTTAA
- a CDS encoding aminoacyl-tRNA hydrolase, whose translation MKLLITGLGNLGDDYANTRHNIGFSILDFFAEKYNFQFESARYAFKAEHRIKNKQLVFIKPTTYMNRSGKAVRYWLNKLDIPAENSLVLVDDVALPLGKVRIRNKGGDGGHNGLSDIIDILQTNQFPRLRIGVGNDYPKGFQVDHVLGTWTDEEMKVLSEKFTFIHDAIYSFIFEGVNRAMTKYNKNE comes from the coding sequence GAAGCTACTAATAACAGGACTAGGGAATTTAGGTGATGACTATGCCAACACCAGGCATAATATTGGATTCTCTATTCTTGATTTTTTTGCTGAAAAATATAATTTTCAGTTTGAATCGGCCAGATATGCTTTCAAAGCAGAGCATCGAATTAAAAACAAACAGCTTGTATTTATAAAACCCACTACATATATGAATCGTAGTGGGAAAGCTGTGCGATATTGGCTTAATAAACTAGATATTCCAGCCGAGAATTCTCTTGTTCTTGTTGACGATGTGGCTCTTCCATTAGGAAAAGTACGCATTAGAAATAAAGGTGGTGATGGTGGCCATAATGGTTTATCTGATATTATTGACATCCTGCAAACAAACCAATTCCCAAGGCTCAGAATTGGTGTAGGAAATGATTATCCAAAAGGATTTCAGGTTGATCATGTGCTGGGAACATGGACGGACGAAGAAATGAAAGTATTGTCCGAAAAATTCACCTTCATTCATGATGCCATATATTCTTTCATTTTTGAAGGAGTGAACAGAGCCATGACTAAGTACAACAAAAACGAATAA